Proteins encoded together in one Cervus canadensis isolate Bull #8, Minnesota chromosome 7, ASM1932006v1, whole genome shotgun sequence window:
- the SLITRK3 gene encoding SLIT and NTRK-like protein 3: MMKPSIAKMLHRGRMLWIILLSTIALGWTTPIPLIEDSEEIDEPCFDPCYCEVKESLFHIHCDSKGFTNISQITEFWSRPFKLYLQRNSMRKLYTNSFLHLNNAVSINLGNNALQDIQTGAFNGLKILKRLYLHENKLDVFRNDTFLGLESLEYLQADYNVIKRIESGAFRNLSKLRVLILNDNLIPMLPTNLFKAVSLTHLDLRGNRLKVLFYRGMLDHIGRSLMELQLEENPWNCTCEIVQLKSWLERIPYTALVGDITCETPFHFHGKDLREIRKTELCPLLSDSEVEASLGIPHLSSNKENAWPTKPSSMLSSVHFTASSVEYKSSNKQPKPTKQPRTPRPPSTSQALYPGPNQPPIAPYQTRPPIPIICPTGCTCNLHINDLGLTVNCKERGFNNISELLPRPLNAKKLYLSSNLIQKIYRSDFWNFSSLDLLHLGNNRISYVQDGAFINLPNLKSLFLNGNDIEKLTPGMFRGLQSLHYLYFEFNVIREIQPAAFSLMPNLKLLFLNNNLLRTLPTDAFAGTSLARLNLRKNYFLYLPVAGVLEHLNAIVQIDLNENPWDCTCDLVPFKQWIETISSVSVVGDVLCRSPENLTHRDVRTIELEVLCPEMLHMAPAGASPAQPGDAQLAGGPTSASPYEFSPPGGPVPLSVLILSLLVLFFSAVFVAAGLFAYVLRRRRKKLPFRSKRQEGVDLTGIQMQCHRLFEDGGGGGGGNAGGGRPTLSSPEKAPPVGHVYEYIPHPVTQMCNNPIYKPREEEEVAVSSGPEAGGAERGAPATQPPGMGEVLLGSEQFAETPKENHSNYRTLLEKEKEWALAVSSSQLNTIVTMNHHHPHPHHAAVGGVSGVVAGTGGDLVGFRHHENGGVVLFPPGGGCGGGSMLLDRERPQPAPCTVGFADCLYGTVPKLKELHVHPPGMQYPDLQQDARLKETLLFSAGKGFTDHQTQKSDYLELRAKLQTKPDYLEVLEKTTYRF, from the coding sequence ATGATGAAACCTTCTATAGCCAAGATGCTTCACAGAGGGAGGATGTTGTGGATAATTCTTCTAAGCACaattgctttaggatggactaccCCGATTCCCCTGATAGAGGACTCAGAGGAAATAGATGAGCCCTGTTTTGATCCATGCTACTGTGAAGTTAAAGAAAGCCTCTTTCATATACATTGTGACAGCAAAGGATTTACAAATATTAGTCAGATTACTGAGTTCTGGTCAAGACCTTTTAAATTGTATCTGCAGAGAAATTCAATGAGGAAATTGTACACCAAcagttttcttcatttgaatAATGCTGTGTCCATTAACCTTGGGAACAATGCATTGCAGGACATTCAAACAGGAGCCTTCAACGGTCTTAAGATTTTAAAGAGACTATATCTTCACGAGAACAAATTAGATGTCTTCAGAAATGACACCTTCCTTGGCTTGGAAAGTCTGGAATATCTTCAGGCAGACTACAATGTCATTAAACGTATTGAGAGTGGGGCATTTCGGAATCTAAGTAAATTGAGAGTTCTGATTTTAAATGATAATCTCATTCCCATGCTTCCGACAAATTTATTTAAGGCTGTCTCCTTAACCCACTTGGACCTGCGTGGAAACAGGTTGAAAGTTCTTTTTTACCGAGGAATGCTAGACCACATTGGCAGAAGCCTGATGGAGCTCCAGCTGGAAGAAAATCCCTGGAACTGTACATGTGAAATCGTGCAACTGAAGAGTTGGCTGGAACGCATTCCTTACACTGCCCTGGTGGGAGATATCACTTGCGAGACTCCTTTCCATTTTCATGGAAAGGACCTGCGAGAAATCAGGAAAACAGAACTCTGCCCCTTGTTGTCTGACTCTGAGGTGGAGGCTAGTTTGGGCATTCCCCACCTGTCATCAAACAAGGAGAATGCATGGCCAACTAAGCCTTCCTCGATGctgtcctctgtccattttaCTGCTTCTTCTGTTGAATACAAGTCCTCAAATAAACAGCCCAAACCCACCAAACAGCCTCGAACACCAAGGCCACCGTCCACATCTCAAGCTTTATACCCTGGTCCAAACCAACCTCCTATTGCTCCTTATCAGACCAGACCACCCATTCCCATTATATGCCCTACTGGGTGTACCTGTAATTTGCATATCAATGACCTTGGTTTGACTGTCAACTGCAAAGAGCGAGGATTTAATAACATTTCTGAACTTCTTCCAAGGCCTCTGAATGCCAAGAAATTGTACCTGAGTAGCAATCTGATTCAGAAAATATACCGTTCTGATTTTTGGAATTTCTCTTCCTTGGATCTCTTACATCTGGGGAACAATCGTATTTCTTATGTCCAGGATGGGGCCTTCATCAACCTGCCtaacctaaagagcctctttctCAACGGCAACGATATCGAGAAGCTGACTCCAGGAATGTTCCGAGGTCTACAGAGTCTGCACTACTTGTACTTTGAGTTCAACGTCATCCGGGAAATCCAGCCTGCAGCCTTCAGCCTCATGCCCAACTTGAAGCTGCTATTCCTCAACAATAACTTGCTGAGGACCCTGCCAACAGATGCCTTTGCAGGCACATCCCTGGCTCGGCTCAACTTGAGAAAGAACTACTTCCTCTATCTTCCAGTGGCTGGTGTCCTAGAACACTTGAATGCCATTGTCCAGATAGACCTCAATGAGAATCCTTGGGACTGTACCTGTGACCTGGTTCCCTTCAAACAGTGGATCGAAACCATCAGCTCAGTCAGTGTGGTGGGTGATGTCCTATGCAGGAGCCCCGAGAACCTCACCCACCGAGACGTGCGCACTATTGAACTGGAAGTTCTCTGCCCAGAGATGCTGCACATGGCACCAGCTGGAGCATCCCCAGCTCAGCCCGGAGATGCTCAGCTTGCTGGGGGGCCGACGAGTGCATCACCTTATGAGTTCTCTCCCCCTGGGGGTCCTGTGCCACTCTCTGTGTTGATTCTCAGCCTGCTGGTTCTGTTTTTTTCAgcagtctttgttgctgcaggccTCTTTGCCTATGTCCTCCGACGACGCCGGAAGAAGCTGCCCTTTAGAAGCAAGAGGCAGGAAGGCGTGGACCTCACTGGCATCCAGATGCAATGCCACCGACTTTTTGaggatggtggaggtggtggaggtggaAATGCAGGTGGGGGCCGACCAACTCTTTCCTCTCCAGAGAAGGCCCCTCCTGTGGGTCACGTATACGAGTACATTCCTCATCCCGTTACTCAGATGTGCAACAACCCCATCTACAAGCCTcgcgaggaggaggaggtggctgtTTCATCCGGGCCAGAGGCAGGGGGTGCAGAACGTGGGGCTCCTGCAACACAACCCCCGGGAATGGGGGAGGTTCTCCTAGGAAGTGAGCAGTTTGCTGAGACACCCAAGGAGAACCACAGCAACTACCGGACCttgctagaaaaagaaaaggagtgggCGCTGGCAGTGTCCAGCTCCCAGCTCAATACCATAGTGACCATGAATCATCATCATCCTCACCCTCACCACGCAGCAGTCGGTGGGGTTTCCGGGGTCGTTGCGGGAACTGGGGGAGACTTGGTTGGGTTCCGCCACCACGAGAATGGCGGGGTGGTGCTGTTTCCTCCCGGGGGAGGTTGTGGCGGCGGCAGTATGCTGCTAGACCGAGAGAGGCCACAGCCAGCCCCCTGTACGGTGGGGTTCGCGGACTGCCTCTACGGCACAGTGCCCAAGTTAAAGGAACTGCATGTCCATCCCCCTGGCATGCAGTACCCAGACTTACAGCAGGACGCCAGGCTCAAGGAAACCCTTCTCTTCTCGGCTGGAAAGGGCTTCACAGACCACCAAACGCAAAAAAGTGATTACCTCGAGTTAAGGGCCAAACTTCAAACCAAGCCGGATTACCTCGAAGTCCTGGAGAAGACAACATATAGGttctaa